The genomic interval AAAAGCATGATTCTTACCTTTGAATCAGGTTTCAGTTTATCCTTAAGACCTTTTGGAATAGACAAATGCCCATCAGGCAAAACCTCTGCATAATATTCATAAGCTTTCATGTTTTACACTCCTTAAATTTGATGATTAAAATAACATTTTCCCGCTCCGCAAATTGGCAATTATTCGCTCAATGCGTTTTTCTGCTCTTTGTCGTAAAAGACTAATGCAATCCAATACCTCGTTTTTTAAATGGTTAAGATGTGTGCATGTCAAGAATTGCTCGTGTAGTCGCACGAGGCTGTCAAAGTTTTTCATAAGCACATAATATACAAAGATAAGTATCGTGTCCCCCGGAATTCTAATTATAGTCAAAAGCATTTATTTTTAGAAAAACCTGTTTTTTTCTTGCATTTGAATTGTTTCTAGAGTATTAAATTCTGCATGAATCCATTTCTCAGTGAAAAAACCCGAATAGAATTTAAAAAAGCACATAAGAAAGAGCCTCATAGACGTCATGCCGACCGAATCAAAGCTATACTTCTTCTTGATTCAGGATGGAGTTATGAAGAAGTAGCAGAGGCGCTCTTGTTAGACGATCAAACAATCAGGAATTACGAAAAACTATACAAAGATAAAGGTTTTGACGGGCTTTTATCTGACAATTATGTTGGCTGTGTGCCAAAACTCACCTGCGAACAAGAAGAACAATTAAAAGATTATATCAGGAAAAACAACTATAGCGCGGCAAAAGAAATTGTTGAATAAGTGCCTTAATTGTATACTGAAGATTTTCTTGCCTTTCGTGAACCATCTTTCACCCCCCTGCGTATAAATTAACCACAATCTCTTCTTCCTATGTTATATACCAATATTTACCATCTCCCGAGACCTCTACCTCTTCAAGGGTGAACTTATCGCCTACGGCGGACTTTTAATCTTTTCTTATATACTCCATGGTATAATTATTACAACCAGGACATCCAACTTTCGGCATATAATTCTCATAATATTCATTGTTAAATTTCGCCATTCCAATTCCAGCATCCACTATTGCTTCATTCACCAACAGTTCTTTGTTACATACTGAACAGCGGTATTTGTACTCTTCGGGGAGTGGGCCGAATGGTTCCTCCATCCCCTTCTGGTTTGATAACCTTCTCTTCTTTCGGCTCATACTTACCTCGCATTATCTCTTCTATTTCATTATAGATTATTCCGTATTTCGGATGCCATATCACATTAAGTTCCATCTCTCTTCCGCAATGCTCACAAACAAACGGGTCTTGACCCGTACTTGCACGATATCTCTCCTGATAACTTTTTCGCCCGATTATCTTTACCGCGCCTACTACCTCTCTACCTATCCGTTTCAATGCTTCCCGAACTATTACTTTGATCTGCTCATATATCTTCGCCGCCTGCACTCCATAATATCGTATCCTTTTAAAACCCTTCGGCAATACATGCTGGATCATTCTACCTATAAACCGGTACACACTTACACGCTCCTTTTTCACTCTCTGCATCTCGTGAGACCTATAATGATACGTAACCCTTCTTCCATCATACTCATCTATGCGTCTCAATGATATGGGCGGACTTACTACATATTTCGCTACATATCTCGCTAAACTCTCATATCTCTCTGGTACCTCTCCTTTTTGGACATTCGCTACAAATCCTTCGGGATAACACCTGTAACACGCATCCACTATCTTCTCGATTTCTTCCGTATCCAGCTCTTTTCTCATCATCTCCAATAAATACCATTGCCACTTCTTATGCAGCATCTTATACGGTAAATAACTTAAATGCTCCCACCTCTGCCTTTCCTCATCAAGTCCGCCGCTACTTGCTATTATATGCAGATGGGGATTATACTGACCACTTCTACCGTGGGTCTGCAACACTACTATATACCCTCCCTTGAGTGGCCTTTTGCTCACTTTAGGCACTGTCCAAAAATAATTTGGTATTTTTATTAATTTAGTTAAGTGAAATTGTATAATTCCAATCTGGCAAGACACTGTGTTTGTTTATGTTTATTTCTTTCATTTGGTCATCAGTGATTTTGATTCCTTTTTGGTATTCTTTCTCGTTAAGAATGGTTTGTACGAGAAGACCCGCTGTTGTTGTAGTGCCAGCAATTAAACTTAGCATAACATCATAAGACCTCAAAGGATTCCCCTCCCAATTTTTACTGATAAAACTAAACAGACGATGTTCTACCGGATTCCATTTTGATGCTCCTGAGGGATAGTGGCAAATCCTGATGGAGAGTCCGTAAACTTTACAAATATTTTGATAAAGCGCATATTTCCACAACCGGGGACGAAATCCGTTGCTCCCTCCTGCGTCACAAAGAATAAGGAGTTCTTTTGCGCATGGATACCTCTTCCAACCAAATTCATCCAGCCAAATCTTAATTGACTCGACTGCAAATTCCGGTGTGTCATAGGACGTACCAACAATAACTGTCCCTAAATTAGTCAGCAATTCATAGATACCAAACGGACATCCAACACCAATTGCCTGAGAACGAAAATCATGGGCCAAAACTTCATTTACTATTTTTGTCCACGCCTTGCCCTCATTTCTGAAATTACCTATCAATTCCTTTTTCTTACTGTCAACACTGATTATTGGCTGACCAGAATCTTCAAAATACTTTTTTGTCTCATTAATAATTTCAAACTGTCTATTACGGTCCGGATGACGTGTCTCTGCTATCGTTTTGCGATTTACTCTCAGAGAATAATCCATGTCCTTAAGAAGCTTACTAACTGTTGTTGCACATACGCTTACACCTCTATCACCGCATTCTTTTTTTAGAGTACGTGTGCTTCTTCTCGTCCATATTTTTCCTTTACCCATTGGGTCTCCTGCAGTATCGCCCTCCATCAATTCTTCAAGAAGTTTTACCACATCAGTTTTTTTTTAATCGAAGAACGACCTGAACCAACCTTACGTATCCGTCCCGGTGTAATGTTCTTACTCGAAAGTTCCCGACGCCCCTTGGCAATTGTTTTTACATTTATGCCGGTTAGCTGTGAAAGTCTTAAATCGCCGCCATGTCCCAGTTTCATTGATTCTAAACCAAGATAAAGCCGTTTCTGCCTTTCATCAAGTATGGAAAGAAATGTCTGCAGGCAATCCGTAACCACTTCACTCCCAAAGCCGGGAATTAATACCTTTTCTTCCTTACAAGCACACAACATGATTGACTGTTTACGTCTGGCGAGTTGATCCGTACCTAACACCTTGGAGATATACAAATATTCTCCGGCAATCTGCTCGCGCAAGACCCTTCCAGATACCACTAATTGAGTCAGTGCATTAAAGACTCGCACATGTACCAGCGTTTGAAGCTCCGAGGCAAAATAACCTTCCTGGGATTTATTAATGATGGCCTCGAGAGTATCTACAAGACTTCCTTGTTGAGAAAAATATATTTGATTGAAACTCCAAATGCCATATTTATTATAGCTTGCAAGTTCATCCAGTGTATGATATTTGCCCGCATGGGAATAACTCGCACGATGTCCGAGCGATTTTAGCTTCCTGAAAACCGTTGCTTTTGAAGTCGTTCCCAAAGCTTCTCTGATACTGTCCAGAGTTAAAACGACATCCCTGCTGAATAGTCCCAAGAGCTTGCGATGAGAATACTTAGCTAAACGCATAATGACACCATTAGGATTAATACGCCGGATAAAATACCACTTAATCCTAATGTTATCATTATGGCTGGAGGGTGTCAATGCCTATATTTACTAGTTGTAACGGCTATTACCGTGACATACACAAAGACACTGCAACGATACTATTGGTACTATACAATACCATGTTATTTGTAGTCGCTCCCTTACTATAGTCGAATAAATCTGTTTTTCGAAAAACATTCTGGGTAGGGGCGAAGCATTTGCCTGCATATAAGCTAATCTTTACCCACAAATTTCAAGAGCACCGTAGTTGTACGGCCAATTGAGCTGAAGGCTAAGTGGTGTAAAGTTCGTAAGCAACTTCAATATCAGCCAAACGTGACATGCCTCGCCAAAGTACTTCACTTCCGGGATGGCCATCACCACGGCGACCCAGATGACCGCCAAGTTTACCTAAAAGCCGCACGGCATCATTGAGGCTTGGAGGTAAATCAGGAGGCTCCTTGACCTTGTTCGCAAAAGTTGTCAATGCTTTCCATTCAGAATCGCTGAAGTAGACAGTACAAGGGACATCAGGTGTTTCTTGTCCTAAAGTAGTCAGGTAATGGATACGCCAAGCTATAATCATATCAATGGCCAAAGCGTTGCATAGACGACGAGCACTCTCCAACTGCCGGGCCTCGACACGACAACCGCTCTTGATAATACGATGATAACACTCAATACCCCATCGGCGAGCATACCATTCCAAACGTTCGTAAGCATCTTTTTCTTGCTTAACCGCAACTGTGGTTAACAGCATCCATTCTAACCCATCAATTCCGATAGGCGGATTGACTTCCTGCGCCAGCACCGCCCACACCCTGACCGCAGGCATATTCTTTTTTAGCATAGGTGGGCGTAGCGTAACAGGCATCGCCGGTTGCTGTTCCAGTTTAGTCCACAAAAACTCGCATGATTCTTTATCATCAACAACCTTTCTATTGCGCGAACGTTCTGCACGGATCAGCAACTGAGCGCCATCAGGCGTATTATACTGCTCAGCGAATACCTCGTGAATATCGGCCTCACGATCTGCCACAACCACCAGCAAAGATTTGTTTCGACAGCGTTTCTGTACTTGCGATACTGCATGGTAACTCTCCACCCATTTCCAGCTTTCCTTCTCTTCGATAGGCTTCTTGTGTCGTTCATGTTTGCTGCCTATTCCGTCCCGCGCCCAGCATTGCACATTCAGAAGTCCCAAGGGTGTACCACTTTCAGTAAACGCCATCGTATCATGCACCATCAGTCCACGAACTTTTTCACTCTTAGTACCTATCGGCCCTAACCCCTGCGTATTCGGATGTGTGCTATAATTCAGAGTCGTAGTATCTTGCGCTACCAAAA from Candidatus Kuenenia stuttgartiensis carries:
- a CDS encoding helix-turn-helix domain-containing protein, with protein sequence MNPFLSEKTRIEFKKAHKKEPHRRHADRIKAILLLDSGWSYEEVAEALLLDDQTIRNYEKLYKDKGFDGLLSDNYVGCVPKLTCEQEEQLKDYIRKNNYSAAKEIVE
- a CDS encoding IS91 family transposase, with translation MSKRPLKGGYIVVLQTHGRSGQYNPHLHIIASSGGLDEERQRWEHLSYLPYKMLHKKWQWYLLEMMRKELDTEEIEKIVDACYRCYPEGFVANVQKGEVPERYESLARYVAKYVVSPPISLRRIDEYDGRRVTYHYRSHEMQRVKKERVSVYRFIGRMIQHVLPKGFKRIRYYGVQAAKIYEQIKVIVREALKRIGREVVGAVKIIGRKSYQERYRASTGQDPFVCEHCGREMELNVIWHPKYGIIYNEIEEIMRGKYEPKEEKVIKPEGDGGTIRPTPRRVQIPLFSM
- a CDS encoding ISAzo13 family transposase, with product MVKLLEELMEGDTAGDPMGKGKIWTRRSTRTLKKECGDRGVSVCATTVSKLLKDMDYSLRVNRKTIAETRHPDRNRQFEIINETKKYFEDSGQPIISVDSKKKELIGNFRNEGKAWTKIVNEVLAHDFRSQAIGVGCPFGIYELLTNLGTVIVGTSYDTPEFAVESIKIWLDEFGWKRYPCAKELLILCDAGGSNGFRPRLWKYALYQNICKVYGLSIRICHYPSGASKWNPVEHRLFSFISKNWEGNPLRSYDVMLSLIAGTTTTAGLLVQTILNEKEYQKGIKITDDQMKEININKHSVLPDWNYTISLN